One stretch of Microvirga lotononidis DNA includes these proteins:
- a CDS encoding carbohydrate ABC transporter permease has translation MIMGSAVAEAGGPIAQQERKRGSSLTRSRVRAAWLFIAPSLIVVALIAGWPLARTIWFSFTDASLNDLSDYKFIGLENYLANYDGEWFGILIEPDWWRSVWNTLWFTLVSVSLETVLGTVVALILNAAFPGRGLMRAVILIPWAIPTIVSAKMWSWMLHDQFGVINDLLLRIGLIAAPITWTANADTALWSAVMVDVWKHTSFMALLILAALQMLPQDIYEAAKVDGVSPVRVFFRVTLPLIKPALLVAVIFRSLDALRVFDLIYVLTSNSKDTASMSVYARQQLVDFQEVGLGSAASTLIFLIIALVVVITLAAGRVRLGEDPR, from the coding sequence ATGATCATGGGCAGCGCCGTCGCCGAGGCAGGCGGCCCCATCGCGCAGCAGGAGCGGAAACGCGGCTCGTCCCTGACGCGGTCACGCGTCAGGGCGGCATGGCTCTTCATCGCGCCGAGCCTGATCGTCGTCGCGCTCATTGCGGGCTGGCCCCTGGCGCGGACGATCTGGTTCAGCTTCACGGATGCCAGCCTGAACGACTTGAGCGACTACAAGTTCATCGGCCTTGAGAACTACCTCGCCAATTACGACGGCGAGTGGTTCGGGATCCTGATCGAGCCCGACTGGTGGCGCTCGGTCTGGAACACCTTGTGGTTCACGCTCGTGTCCGTCTCGCTCGAAACGGTGCTCGGCACCGTCGTGGCGCTGATCCTGAACGCGGCTTTCCCGGGACGCGGCCTCATGCGGGCCGTCATCCTCATCCCCTGGGCGATTCCGACCATTGTATCCGCCAAGATGTGGAGCTGGATGCTGCACGACCAGTTCGGCGTGATCAACGACCTCCTCCTGCGCATCGGCCTGATCGCCGCGCCGATCACATGGACGGCCAATGCCGACACGGCCCTGTGGTCCGCCGTCATGGTAGACGTCTGGAAGCACACGTCGTTCATGGCGCTGCTCATCCTCGCCGCCCTGCAAATGCTGCCGCAAGACATCTATGAGGCCGCAAAAGTGGACGGCGTCTCGCCTGTCCGCGTGTTCTTCCGCGTGACCCTGCCGCTCATCAAGCCGGCGTTGCTGGTCGCGGTGATCTTCCGCTCGCTCGATGCGCTGAGAGTCTTCGATCTCATCTACGTCCTGACGTCGAACTCCAAGGACACGGCTTCCATGTCGGTCTATGCGCGCCAGCAGCTCGTCGACTTCCAGGAAGTGGGTCTCGGCTCCGCCGCATCGACGCTGATCTTCCTCATCATCGCCCTCGTGGTCGTGATCACGCTCGCGGCGGGCCGCGTGCGGCTTGGGGAGGATCCGCGATGA
- a CDS encoding carbohydrate ABC transporter permease translates to MKLLARTGFWLLVIVIAFFALFPFYYAIISSFRTGSALFSVAYLPESFDPSNYVAVFERQPFGRNILNSVIVSGSVVVLSLGLGITAAYAFGRIAFRGRSLLLMTILSVSMFPQVAVLAGMFELIRSFGLYNTLPGLILANLMLTLPFTIWVLTTFMRELPKEIEEAAFVDGATPWIVVRRVFLPLMAPAAVTTGLLAFIVSWNEFLFALTFTLTNERRTVPPAIALMSGSTAYELPWGTIMAGSVIVTIPIIVLVLVFQRKIVAGLTAGAVKG, encoded by the coding sequence ATGAAGCTGCTGGCCCGGACCGGTTTCTGGCTGCTCGTGATCGTCATCGCGTTCTTCGCGCTCTTTCCGTTCTATTACGCGATCATCTCCTCGTTCCGCACGGGCAGCGCCCTGTTCTCCGTGGCCTACCTGCCGGAGAGCTTCGACCCGTCGAACTATGTCGCCGTGTTCGAGCGCCAGCCCTTCGGTCGCAACATCCTGAACTCGGTCATCGTGTCCGGCTCCGTGGTGGTGCTGTCCCTGGGCCTGGGCATCACGGCCGCCTACGCCTTCGGGCGCATCGCCTTCCGAGGCCGCTCGCTGCTGCTCATGACGATCCTTTCCGTCTCCATGTTCCCGCAGGTGGCGGTGCTCGCGGGCATGTTCGAGCTGATCCGCAGCTTCGGCCTCTACAACACCCTGCCCGGCCTGATCCTCGCCAACCTCATGCTGACCCTGCCTTTCACGATCTGGGTGCTCACCACCTTCATGCGCGAGCTGCCGAAGGAGATCGAGGAAGCCGCCTTCGTCGACGGCGCGACGCCGTGGATCGTGGTGCGGCGCGTGTTCCTGCCGCTCATGGCGCCCGCCGCCGTGACCACGGGCCTGCTCGCCTTCATCGTGTCATGGAACGAGTTTCTCTTCGCCCTCACCTTCACCCTCACCAACGAACGGCGCACCGTGCCGCCCGCCATCGCCCTCATGAGCGGCTCGACCGCCTATGAACTGCCCTGGGGCACGATCATGGCCGGATCCGTCATCGTGACGATCCCGATCATCGTCCTGGTGCTCGTGTTCCAACGCAAGATCGTCGCGGGCCTCACGGCGGGCGCGGTGAAGGGTTAA
- a CDS encoding ABC transporter ATP-binding protein produces the protein MADVVLKNVQKSFGRVKVIHGVDLDVRDGEFVVFVGPSGCGKSTLLRLIAGLEDITAGELFIDGERVNDLVPARRGIAMVFQSYALYPHMNVYDNMAFGLELAKASKAQIDAKVREAARLLQIDTLLDRKPRQLSGGQRQRVAIGRAIVRDPKVFLFDEPLSNLDAALRVQTRIEIAKLHNDTRATMIYVTHDQVEAMTLADRIVVLNGGRIEQVGTPLDLYHRPANLFVAGFIGSPQMNFIECQVAGVGPDEVLVSLPSGGTLSVPVSPAAVQPGERITLGVRPDHVRVSPQGGLSGRVELVEELGENHLLYVDVGQGRRLTVREPGDARHGAGSTIALEIDRESCHLFKSSGEALPSCADSPRPAPSSPDLTRVA, from the coding sequence ATGGCTGATGTGGTCCTCAAGAACGTCCAGAAATCCTTCGGTCGGGTGAAGGTCATCCACGGCGTCGATCTCGACGTCCGCGACGGCGAGTTCGTGGTCTTCGTCGGTCCGTCGGGCTGCGGGAAATCCACCCTGCTGCGCCTCATCGCCGGGCTCGAGGACATCACGGCGGGCGAACTCTTCATCGACGGCGAGCGCGTGAACGACCTCGTGCCGGCCAGACGCGGCATCGCCATGGTGTTCCAGTCCTACGCGCTCTACCCCCATATGAACGTCTACGACAACATGGCCTTCGGCCTGGAGCTGGCGAAGGCCTCGAAGGCTCAGATCGACGCCAAGGTGCGTGAGGCCGCGCGCCTGCTGCAGATCGACACTCTTCTCGACCGCAAGCCCAGGCAGCTCTCCGGCGGCCAGCGCCAGCGCGTCGCCATCGGCCGTGCCATCGTGCGCGATCCGAAGGTGTTCCTCTTCGACGAGCCCCTGTCCAACCTCGATGCCGCCTTGCGCGTGCAGACCCGCATTGAGATCGCCAAGCTCCACAACGACACGCGCGCGACCATGATCTATGTGACGCACGATCAGGTGGAGGCGATGACCCTCGCCGACCGGATCGTGGTGCTCAACGGGGGCAGGATCGAGCAGGTCGGCACGCCGCTCGACCTCTATCATCGCCCGGCCAATCTTTTTGTTGCCGGCTTCATCGGCTCGCCGCAGATGAACTTCATCGAATGCCAGGTCGCGGGCGTCGGTCCGGACGAGGTGCTGGTGAGCCTTCCCAGCGGCGGCACCCTGTCGGTGCCGGTGTCTCCGGCGGCCGTCCAGCCGGGCGAGCGCATCACCCTCGGCGTTAGGCCCGACCATGTGCGGGTCAGCCCTCAGGGCGGGCTTTCGGGACGGGTCGAACTGGTCGAGGAACTGGGCGAGAACCATCTTCTCTATGTCGATGTGGGCCAGGGCCGCCGCCTCACGGTCCGCGAGCCGGGCGACGCACGCCACGGGGCCGGGAGCACCATCGCCCTCGAAATCGACCGCGAATCCTGCCACCTGTTCAAGTCTTCCGGGGAAGCGCTGCCGTCATGCGCCGACAGCCCTAGGCCAGCACCATCCTCGCCGGACCTCACCAGGGTGGCGTGA
- the ruvX gene encoding Holliday junction resolvase RuvX: protein MISRDDELVAFIDGLQPRARLMGLDLGTKTIGLALSDVERRIATPLETIKRVKFTPDVGRIKDLVARYEVGGLVFGLPLNMDGTEGPRSQATRAFVRNMKPLLPLPVLFWDERMSTMVVTRTLLDADASRAKRADAVDKMAAAYILQGALDRYERIAADAEDAADEAALRSGLDLDNPPEGGSLDD from the coding sequence ATGATCTCACGCGACGACGAACTGGTCGCCTTCATCGACGGCCTGCAGCCCCGTGCCCGCCTCATGGGCCTCGATCTCGGCACCAAGACCATCGGCCTCGCGCTGTCGGACGTAGAGCGGCGCATCGCGACCCCGCTGGAGACCATCAAGCGGGTGAAGTTCACCCCCGATGTGGGGCGCATCAAGGACCTCGTCGCCCGCTACGAGGTCGGCGGCCTCGTCTTCGGCCTGCCGCTCAACATGGACGGCACGGAAGGCCCCCGCTCCCAGGCGACCCGCGCCTTCGTGCGCAACATGAAGCCCCTCCTGCCGCTGCCGGTCCTGTTCTGGGACGAGCGCATGTCCACCATGGTGGTGACCCGCACGCTCCTCGACGCGGACGCCTCCCGCGCCAAGCGGGCCGACGCCGTCGACAAGATGGCCGCCGCCTACATCCTCCAGGGCGCCCTCGACCGCTACGAGCGCATCGCGGCCGATGCGGAGGACGCAGCCGACGAAGCCGCCCTCCGGTCCGGCCTCGACCTGGACAACCCGCCGGAAGGCGGATCGCTCGACGACTAG
- a CDS encoding lysine/arginine/ornithine ABC transporter substrate-binding protein translates to MTFAKLLSAALFSGMIAAGPAMAQDRTVKIAVEGAYAPWNFTGAGGKLEGFEIDLANDLCARMKVKCEIVAQDWDGMIPALNARKFDAIMDAMTITDERRKAIDFSDRYADSPNGFLVATGSPLAKMPGTGQSYNLSSQPAEAEKAIDAIKPLLKGKTLGVQVSTIQSAFADKYLKDSVDIREYKTVEQHDLDLASGRLDAVFAGATQIMGTLEKPDFKTGYALVGPSLTGGVLGGGIGIGLRKDDAELKAKFNEAIHSAIQDGTAKTLSMKWFKVDVTPQG, encoded by the coding sequence ATGACATTCGCGAAACTGCTCAGTGCTGCCCTCTTTTCCGGAATGATTGCCGCCGGCCCTGCGATGGCTCAGGATCGAACGGTGAAGATCGCGGTGGAAGGGGCCTATGCGCCGTGGAACTTCACGGGCGCGGGCGGCAAGCTCGAGGGCTTCGAGATCGACCTCGCCAACGACCTCTGCGCCCGGATGAAGGTCAAATGCGAGATCGTCGCCCAGGATTGGGATGGCATGATCCCGGCTCTGAATGCGAGGAAGTTCGATGCCATCATGGATGCCATGACCATCACCGATGAGCGACGGAAAGCCATCGATTTCAGCGACCGCTACGCCGACTCCCCGAACGGTTTCCTCGTGGCGACCGGCTCGCCCCTCGCCAAGATGCCGGGCACGGGGCAATCCTACAATCTCTCCAGCCAGCCCGCGGAGGCGGAGAAGGCGATCGACGCGATCAAGCCATTGCTGAAAGGCAAGACTCTCGGCGTGCAGGTCTCGACCATCCAGTCCGCCTTCGCCGACAAGTACCTGAAGGATAGCGTGGACATTCGCGAGTATAAGACGGTCGAGCAGCACGATCTCGACCTCGCGTCTGGCCGCCTGGACGCCGTCTTCGCGGGCGCGACGCAGATCATGGGGACGCTCGAGAAGCCTGACTTCAAAACCGGCTATGCGCTTGTCGGTCCCTCCTTGACGGGCGGCGTGCTCGGCGGAGGCATCGGCATTGGCTTGCGTAAAGATGACGCCGAACTGAAGGCCAAGTTCAACGAAGCCATTCACTCGGCCATTCAGGATGGCACTGCCAAGACCCTGTCGATGAAGTGGTTCAAGGTCGACGTCACGCCGCAGGGCTAG
- a CDS encoding replication protein RepA, with the protein MSADEHLAMIHDADLLSEVERARGHFMFKTIVEHIAHKQEQRDAQQAKQSAAEARRAAMSRDQRRRDAVREVIETTPSTPENIQHIHSVLALCGLPYREPKGEREFFREYGRNTLSIMAGRLKNPKTGQMEVQGLPYGPKARLVLLHLCTEAVRQRSARIEVADSLSGFIKQMGFPVTGGERGTLRQFKEQLNRLAACTMQIGLWDGASRSSTLNVPPFRQLDIWLTGNSDQGLLWSNTVQFHADFYDNLIQHALPVDIRAARAFSGSARKLDMLFWLGYRLRTVHRPLKLTWDNLHQQFGSDNASIRSFKQAFKGDLAHIKEVFPRLRVSLDDAGMLLLPTDPGELLVQPKRPKVEKLSASAA; encoded by the coding sequence ATGAGCGCTGACGAACATCTTGCCATGATCCATGATGCCGATCTTCTGTCAGAGGTCGAGCGGGCGCGTGGCCACTTCATGTTCAAGACCATCGTCGAACATATCGCCCACAAACAGGAACAACGCGACGCGCAACAGGCAAAGCAATCGGCGGCCGAGGCCCGGCGGGCCGCGATGAGCCGCGACCAGAGACGGCGCGACGCCGTGCGCGAAGTGATCGAAACAACGCCGAGCACCCCTGAGAATATCCAGCACATCCACAGCGTTCTGGCATTATGCGGTCTCCCCTATCGCGAGCCCAAGGGCGAGCGCGAGTTCTTCCGCGAGTATGGCCGGAACACGCTCAGCATCATGGCCGGGCGCTTGAAGAATCCGAAGACCGGACAGATGGAGGTTCAGGGGTTACCCTATGGCCCGAAGGCTCGTCTGGTCCTGCTGCACCTCTGTACGGAAGCGGTCCGTCAGCGCAGCGCCCGCATCGAGGTCGCCGACAGTCTCTCCGGTTTTATCAAGCAGATGGGTTTCCCGGTGACGGGAGGCGAGCGCGGAACCCTGAGGCAATTCAAGGAGCAACTGAACCGGCTTGCAGCCTGTACGATGCAGATCGGCCTCTGGGATGGAGCCTCGCGATCGAGCACGCTGAACGTTCCGCCGTTCCGGCAGCTTGATATCTGGTTGACCGGCAACTCCGATCAGGGCCTGCTCTGGTCGAACACCGTTCAGTTCCACGCGGACTTCTACGACAACCTCATTCAGCATGCGTTGCCGGTGGACATTCGGGCGGCGCGCGCCTTCTCAGGCTCGGCACGAAAGCTCGATATGCTGTTCTGGCTCGGATACCGATTGCGTACGGTGCACCGGCCGCTGAAGCTGACCTGGGACAATCTTCACCAGCAATTCGGTTCAGACAACGCGAGCATCAGGAGCTTCAAGCAAGCCTTCAAGGGCGACCTGGCACACATCAAGGAGGTTTTTCCGCGATTGCGTGTCTCACTCGACGACGCCGGCATGCTCCTGCTTCCCACGGATCCCGGCGAGCTTCTCGTCCAGCCCAAACGTCCGAAAGTGGAAAAGCTTTCCGCATCAGCAGCTTAG
- a CDS encoding 3'-5' exonuclease produces the protein MQGQADLFLGVVETAPPVRKSAAPRIPVRQQGQKRPFRLNPADFEPAVDALEASGQYRVLRRLQPRPIVAARVAVPGERIAVIVDTETTGLDHTRDEVIEIGMVAFSYHEDGRIGDVVGTYNALREPTMPITPEITRLTGITSEMVKGHAIDLDAVEAFIQPAHLVIAHNARFDRPFCERLADSFSLKAWACSHAEVSWSDFGFEGSKLGYLLSQCGWFHQGHRAVEDCYALLEVLASPLRGDAHCAMSHLLASARKALLRIWAEGAPFDMKDALKKRGYRWNDGTNGRPKSWFIEIDEDAYGAEMKFLRQEIYRRDVEPFTQRITAFERFRPVP, from the coding sequence ATGCAGGGACAGGCCGATCTGTTTCTCGGAGTGGTCGAGACTGCCCCGCCCGTCCGAAAGTCCGCCGCCCCTCGCATCCCGGTCCGGCAGCAGGGACAGAAGCGGCCCTTCCGCCTGAATCCTGCCGATTTCGAGCCCGCAGTCGATGCTTTGGAAGCAAGTGGGCAGTACCGCGTTCTGCGCCGCCTCCAGCCTCGTCCCATAGTCGCAGCGCGAGTCGCTGTCCCTGGCGAAAGGATCGCCGTCATCGTCGACACCGAGACGACAGGGCTGGATCACACGCGGGATGAAGTCATCGAGATCGGCATGGTGGCATTCTCCTACCACGAGGACGGTCGGATCGGCGATGTTGTCGGGACCTACAACGCCTTGCGGGAGCCGACCATGCCGATCACCCCTGAAATCACGCGTCTGACCGGGATCACGTCCGAGATGGTGAAAGGGCATGCGATCGACCTGGATGCCGTCGAAGCGTTCATCCAGCCCGCTCACCTGGTTATCGCGCACAATGCCCGCTTCGACAGGCCCTTCTGTGAGCGCTTGGCTGACAGCTTTTCGCTGAAGGCCTGGGCCTGCTCCCATGCGGAGGTGTCTTGGTCGGATTTTGGCTTCGAAGGCTCGAAGCTCGGCTACCTGCTGTCTCAGTGCGGGTGGTTCCATCAGGGTCATCGTGCGGTCGAGGACTGCTATGCCCTTCTGGAAGTTCTGGCGTCTCCGCTTCGTGGCGATGCACATTGTGCGATGTCCCATCTGCTGGCTTCGGCCCGGAAGGCCTTGCTGCGGATCTGGGCGGAAGGCGCCCCCTTCGACATGAAGGATGCCCTCAAGAAGCGGGGCTACCGATGGAACGACGGCACGAACGGCCGCCCGAAATCCTGGTTCATCGAGATCGACGAGGATGCCTACGGGGCGGAAATGAAGTTCCTGCGGCAGGAGATTTACCGCAGGGACGTAGAGCCTTTCACGCAACGCATCACGGCCTTCGAGCGCTTCCGCCCCGTCCCCTAA
- a CDS encoding S1 family peptidase, with translation MRLVPVAGVHLGEGVAAFGFPLTSVLASSGNFTLGNVTALAGIGDDTRFLQISTPVQPGNSGGPLLDENGNFVGVVTSKLNALKTVVAIGDLPQNVNFAIKAGVLATFLESAWVEFQTTSSSTCLSPPDLADVANHLSAFVRCE, from the coding sequence ATGCGTCTTGTTCCGGTTGCCGGCGTCCATCTGGGCGAGGGCGTCGCGGCCTTCGGATTTCCTCTCACCAGCGTTCTGGCGAGTTCCGGCAACTTCACCCTCGGAAACGTGACGGCGCTTGCGGGGATTGGGGACGACACGCGCTTCCTTCAGATCTCGACGCCGGTCCAGCCCGGCAACAGCGGCGGACCGCTTTTGGACGAGAACGGCAACTTCGTCGGCGTGGTGACGTCGAAGCTCAACGCGCTCAAGACGGTCGTCGCCATCGGAGACCTGCCGCAGAACGTGAACTTTGCGATCAAGGCAGGAGTGCTTGCAACCTTCCTGGAGAGCGCCTGGGTCGAGTTCCAGACGACTTCGAGTTCCACGTGCCTCTCGCCGCCCGATCTCGCCGACGTCGCCAATCATCTGAGTGCATTCGTCCGGTGCGAGTAA
- a CDS encoding L,D-transpeptidase, with protein MREWITSLCLLVGTISAAASAEVSVSVNKTTQRMTVSVDGVERYSWPVSTGTTDYSTPTGAFTPSRLAREHYSREWDDAPMPHSIFFTDAGHAIHGSRATGLLGSPASHGCVRLSPVNARILFDLVQTEGPANTRIEITGFDPIGTAVQGGNGTPLVYSRLTSFDPLRDGIMAGGPPARRTDVRKQP; from the coding sequence ATGAGAGAATGGATCACGTCCCTGTGCCTCCTCGTCGGAACGATCAGCGCCGCTGCGAGCGCGGAAGTCTCCGTTTCCGTGAACAAGACGACCCAGCGCATGACCGTGTCGGTCGACGGCGTCGAACGCTATTCCTGGCCCGTCTCGACGGGTACGACCGACTATTCCACTCCCACAGGCGCTTTCACGCCCTCGCGTCTGGCGCGAGAGCATTACTCCCGGGAATGGGACGACGCGCCCATGCCGCATTCGATCTTTTTCACGGATGCCGGCCACGCCATTCATGGCAGCCGCGCCACGGGCCTGCTGGGCTCCCCGGCGTCTCACGGCTGTGTCCGGCTGTCGCCGGTCAACGCCCGCATTCTGTTCGACCTCGTTCAGACGGAAGGACCTGCCAACACGCGAATTGAGATCACGGGCTTCGATCCCATCGGAACAGCCGTTCAGGGCGGGAATGGGACACCGCTCGTCTATAGCCGCCTGACCAGCTTCGACCCTCTCAGGGATGGGATCATGGCGGGCGGCCCGCCGGCACGCCGGACGGACGTTCGAAAGCAACCATAG
- a CDS encoding DNA translocase FtsK: MRNSFKPNDFLPSAIQHDGRDSAAASEVARTEGTQVEASIQFAWQAPWSSVGEAQPGWWPAFELSKDVRATRTPDRFIKKQIETNVVNLIADAGIEVARAAREEDQAAQDTIHSRIERLRAAIEARSTDAHVFEVKLDPRPVEIVPANEQPEDEASHFSHFPVVDDIALVEDEDPVLEDLNATVGQETVIEAGAEESTEQLIVETEPSDSAELLLPVPVSLMPAVFSGFAFQSSLYQVAVAPGSFLIHDDPAETGSFDAGALAEDVYDTNEFEWPAAPEGSGLPPLEPEELPAPDVAASGAGSTVTHDAADGVDLGYLALFGDEFAPAETASEPPVAAECQEDPTEPVVGVMMEDVPSEMSGPVAKVIEFPLAERTVQERRKSVGYELPSIELLAPPPQREGEVLTEDILEERAGRVEKVIRDFGVKGEVIHVHPGPVVTLYELEPAPGVKSSRVIALSEDIARSMSAVSARVAVIPGRNAIGIELPNATRETVYLREMLEAADFQGSVQKLPICLGKTIGGEPVIADLARMPHLLVAGTTGSGKSVAINTMILSLLYRFTPEQCRLIMVDPKMLELSVYDGIPHLLTPVVTDPKKAIIALRWAVREMEDRYRKMSKLGVRNIDGFNARVVEAKARGEVITRTIETGFDKETGKAVYEEVTIDLTPMPYIVVIVDEMADLMMVAGKEIEGAIQRLAQMARAAGIHVILATQRPSVDVITGTIKANFPTRISFQVTSKIDSRTILGEMGAEQLLGQGDMLYMAGGGRITRVHGPFCSDIEVEKVVTHLKGQGEPVYLDAVTADDEAPEELEVPELPVDDDDAGFASGDAYEQAVGIVLRHRKASTSYIQRRLQIGYNRAASIMERMEKEGIVGPANHAGKREILRGEFED, from the coding sequence ATGCGTAACTCATTCAAGCCTAATGATTTTCTTCCGAGCGCGATTCAGCATGACGGTCGGGATTCGGCAGCGGCCTCGGAGGTTGCAAGGACGGAGGGCACACAGGTCGAGGCCAGCATTCAGTTCGCCTGGCAGGCGCCGTGGTCGTCGGTTGGAGAGGCCCAGCCCGGGTGGTGGCCGGCCTTTGAGCTGTCCAAGGACGTGAGGGCAACGCGCACACCTGACCGCTTCATCAAGAAGCAGATCGAGACGAACGTTGTCAACCTGATTGCCGATGCGGGAATTGAGGTTGCCCGTGCGGCGCGTGAAGAGGACCAGGCGGCCCAGGATACGATCCATAGCCGCATCGAGCGGCTTCGCGCCGCCATAGAGGCGAGGTCGACCGACGCCCATGTTTTCGAGGTGAAGCTCGATCCCCGACCTGTGGAAATCGTGCCTGCAAACGAACAGCCGGAAGACGAGGCGAGTCATTTCTCCCACTTCCCCGTCGTGGACGATATTGCGCTGGTCGAGGACGAGGATCCTGTCCTGGAGGACTTAAACGCGACCGTTGGCCAGGAGACGGTCATCGAAGCGGGCGCCGAAGAGAGCACTGAACAATTGATCGTTGAGACAGAGCCGTCCGATTCCGCCGAACTGCTCCTGCCCGTTCCGGTCTCCCTCATGCCTGCGGTCTTCTCAGGTTTCGCTTTCCAGTCGAGCCTTTATCAGGTGGCCGTCGCACCTGGATCATTCCTGATCCATGACGATCCGGCGGAAACCGGGAGTTTCGACGCGGGAGCGCTTGCCGAGGACGTGTACGACACGAACGAGTTCGAGTGGCCTGCCGCGCCTGAGGGGAGCGGTCTTCCGCCATTGGAACCGGAAGAGCTTCCTGCGCCGGACGTTGCTGCGTCCGGCGCAGGAAGCACAGTTACGCACGATGCGGCCGATGGGGTCGATCTGGGGTACTTGGCCCTGTTCGGCGACGAATTCGCACCTGCCGAAACGGCGAGCGAGCCGCCTGTTGCCGCAGAGTGCCAGGAAGACCCCACTGAGCCGGTCGTCGGCGTGATGATGGAGGACGTCCCATCGGAGATGTCGGGCCCGGTAGCGAAGGTGATCGAGTTCCCGCTGGCCGAGCGGACGGTTCAGGAACGGAGAAAGAGCGTCGGCTATGAGCTTCCGTCCATCGAATTGCTCGCGCCGCCGCCGCAGCGTGAGGGTGAGGTTCTCACCGAGGATATCCTCGAGGAGCGGGCCGGCCGGGTGGAAAAGGTCATCCGTGACTTCGGGGTGAAAGGCGAGGTCATCCACGTTCATCCCGGGCCCGTGGTCACGTTGTACGAGCTTGAGCCTGCGCCAGGGGTTAAGTCCTCGCGGGTCATCGCGCTCTCGGAGGATATCGCCCGTTCCATGAGCGCCGTCTCGGCGCGCGTCGCGGTCATCCCCGGGCGAAATGCCATCGGTATCGAACTTCCGAACGCGACCCGGGAGACGGTCTACCTCCGGGAGATGCTGGAAGCGGCAGATTTCCAGGGATCGGTTCAGAAGCTTCCGATCTGCCTGGGCAAGACCATCGGCGGCGAGCCGGTGATCGCCGACCTCGCCCGCATGCCGCACCTGCTGGTGGCCGGCACCACCGGCTCGGGCAAGTCGGTGGCGATCAACACCATGATCCTGTCCCTACTTTACCGCTTCACACCGGAGCAGTGCCGCCTGATCATGGTCGACCCGAAGATGCTCGAACTGTCCGTCTATGACGGCATTCCCCATCTGCTCACCCCGGTGGTCACCGACCCGAAGAAGGCGATCATCGCGTTGCGCTGGGCGGTGCGCGAGATGGAGGACCGCTACCGCAAGATGTCGAAGCTCGGCGTGCGCAACATCGACGGCTTCAACGCCCGCGTGGTCGAGGCCAAGGCCAGGGGCGAGGTGATTACCCGGACCATCGAGACAGGCTTTGATAAGGAAACGGGAAAGGCTGTCTACGAAGAGGTCACGATTGACCTGACGCCGATGCCCTACATCGTGGTGATCGTCGACGAGATGGCCGACCTGATGATGGTGGCGGGCAAGGAGATCGAGGGCGCGATCCAGCGCCTGGCCCAGATGGCGCGCGCCGCCGGCATCCACGTGATCCTGGCCACCCAGCGCCCGTCCGTGGACGTGATCACCGGCACGATCAAGGCGAACTTCCCGACCCGGATCTCGTTCCAGGTGACCTCGAAGATCGACAGCCGCACGATCCTGGGCGAGATGGGCGCCGAGCAGCTCTTGGGCCAGGGCGACATGCTGTACATGGCCGGCGGCGGGCGGATCACCCGCGTGCACGGGCCGTTCTGCTCGGATATCGAAGTCGAGAAAGTCGTCACGCACCTCAAGGGCCAGGGTGAGCCCGTCTATCTCGATGCCGTCACGGCCGATGACGAGGCACCTGAGGAACTGGAGGTTCCGGAGTTGCCCGTGGACGATGACGATGCCGGTTTCGCATCGGGGGATGCCTACGAGCAGGCGGTCGGCATCGTCCTCCGGCACAGAAAGGCGTCGACATCCTACATCCAGCGCCGGTTGCAGATCGGCTACAACCGAGCCGCTTCCATCATGGAACGGATGGAGAAGGAAGGGATCGTGGGCCCGGCCAACCATGCCGGCAAGCGGGAGATCCTGCGTGGGGAGTTCGAGGACTAA